The Bacillota bacterium sequence CAGTCACGATCATACCACCCCGGAGTACATTGCCCTGGCCAAGTCCCAAGGGGCCCGCTTTGTCCTGGGCAGCGATGCCCACTCGCCCCAGCGGGTAGGAGACTTTGCCAAGGCCATCGCCTTGGCTAAAGAAGCGGGTCTTGGTCCCGAGGACATTCGCAACGCCGAAACAGAAAAGGGGTATCAGCCCTGGTAGCAGAATCGTATCCATATACTAGCTACCAGCTCGAGGAGTCATTATC is a genomic window containing:
- a CDS encoding histidinol-phosphatase; translation: SHDHTTPEYIALAKSQGARFVLGSDAHSPQRVGDFAKAIALAKEAGLGPEDIRNAETEKGYQPW